From a region of the Candidatus Pantoea bituminis genome:
- a CDS encoding endonuclease/exonuclease/phosphatase family protein: MPQNKQGFSFKVLTINTHKGFAPFNRRFILPELREAVRATSADVVFLQEVMGTHDIHPLHHENWPDTPHYEFLADTMWNDFAYGRNAVYPEGHHGNAVLSRFPILEYENRDISVAGSENRGMLHCKVALPEPHGTLHVICVHLGLKEAHRHAQMKMMCEMIASLPADAPLVVAGDFNDWQHRANKILKHGAGLKEVFSMTTGRPARTFPARFPVLRLDRIYVRNATVSHPWLLPRKPWSHLSDHAPLAVEIHL, encoded by the coding sequence ATGCCACAAAACAAGCAAGGATTTTCATTTAAAGTCCTGACGATCAATACACACAAGGGTTTCGCCCCTTTCAACCGCCGCTTTATCCTGCCGGAACTGCGTGAAGCTGTACGTGCAACGTCAGCCGATGTGGTCTTCTTGCAAGAGGTAATGGGTACGCATGACATCCACCCTTTACACCATGAAAACTGGCCAGACACACCTCATTACGAATTTCTTGCCGATACCATGTGGAACGATTTCGCCTACGGGCGCAATGCGGTTTATCCCGAAGGACATCATGGCAACGCCGTTTTATCCCGCTTCCCGATTCTTGAATATGAAAACCGGGACATCTCCGTTGCCGGCAGTGAAAACCGCGGCATGTTGCACTGCAAAGTTGCCCTGCCAGAACCGCACGGCACGCTGCACGTTATTTGCGTGCATTTGGGGTTAAAAGAGGCGCATCGCCACGCACAAATGAAGATGATGTGCGAGATGATCGCTTCGCTGCCAGCGGACGCACCGCTGGTGGTGGCGGGTGACTTTAACGACTGGCAGCATCGTGCCAATAAAATCTTAAAACATGGCGCAGGTCTGAAGGAGGTGTTCAGTATGACAACGGGTCGCCCAGCACGCACCTTCCCGGCACGCTTCCCAGTGTTACGCCTGGATCGCATTTACGTGCGCAATGCAACCGTGAGTCATCCCTGGTTGCTTCCGCGCAAACCCTGGTCACATCTTTCCGATCACGCACCGCTAGCCGTGGAGATTCATCTATGA
- a CDS encoding Bax inhibitor-1/YccA family protein yields the protein MDRYPRNDSIVQPATRGLQAYMAQVYGWMTCGLLLTAFVSWFAARTPALMELVFANRITFFGLIIAQLALVFFLSGMVHRLSGAVATGLFMLYSALTGLTMASIFLVYTYSSIASTFFVTAGMFGAMSFYGYTTKRDLSGFGSLLFMALIGIVLASLVNFWLKSPALMWAITYIGVVVFVGLTAYDTQKLKNIGEQIDVRDTENLRRYSIMGALTLYLDFINLFLMLLRIFGNRR from the coding sequence ATGGACCGATATCCACGTAATGATTCAATTGTTCAGCCTGCAACCCGCGGGCTGCAGGCCTATATGGCGCAGGTTTATGGCTGGATGACGTGCGGATTGCTGCTTACCGCGTTTGTCTCCTGGTTTGCTGCGCGTACGCCAGCGTTGATGGAGCTGGTGTTTGCTAACCGCATCACCTTCTTTGGCTTGATCATCGCGCAGCTGGCACTGGTATTTTTCCTGTCTGGCATGGTTCATCGCTTGAGCGGCGCGGTCGCAACCGGCCTGTTTATGCTCTATTCGGCGCTAACCGGTTTGACGATGGCGAGTATTTTCCTGGTTTATACCTATTCGTCGATTGCCAGTACCTTCTTTGTCACCGCCGGCATGTTTGGCGCGATGAGCTTCTACGGCTACACCACCAAACGCGACCTCAGCGGTTTTGGTAGTTTGCTGTTTATGGCGTTGATCGGCATCGTATTAGCATCGCTGGTAAACTTCTGGCTGAAAAGCCCGGCGTTGATGTGGGCGATTACCTACATTGGTGTGGTGGTGTTTGTGGGATTAACCGCCTATGACACACAGAAATTGAAAAACATCGGTGAGCAGATTGATGTGCGTGATACAGAAAACCTGCGTCGTTATTCAATCATGGGCGCGCTGACCTTGTATCTCGACTTCATCAACCTGTTCCTGATGCTGCTGAGAATTTTTGGCAACCGCCGCTGA
- the clsB gene encoding cardiolipin synthase ClsB, with the protein MNFHWQDGNKLRLLENGDEFFPRVFGAIQRAERTLMLETFILFEDEVGKALHRELLAAAKRGVKIEVMVDGYGSPDLSDAFVNSLTGAGVRFIYYDPRPLVMGMRTNVFRRLHRKIVVIDDVIAFVGGINFSAEHNTDYGPEAKQDYAVEVKGPVVADITRYVESAMGSEQTTRRWWGSRSHRPAKNATPGDAQVLFVYRDNDDHRDDIEMHYLDMLRDAKEDVIIANAYFFPGYRLLREMRNAAQRGVRVRLIVQGAPDMPIVKVGAEMLYNYLVDAGVEVYEYIRRPLHGKIAVKDQQWSTLGSSNLDPLSLSLNLEANLIIHDRQFNQTLRDNLEHLLAEDCQRVQDDKLPPRNWWNLTKGVIVFHFLRHFPAIAGWLPAHTPLLAQVDPPVQPSMETQDRVETDNEGAKS; encoded by the coding sequence ATGAATTTTCATTGGCAAGACGGTAATAAGCTGCGTCTGCTGGAAAACGGCGACGAATTTTTCCCTCGCGTATTCGGCGCTATTCAGCGTGCCGAGCGCACGCTCATGCTTGAAACATTTATTCTGTTTGAAGATGAGGTGGGCAAAGCGCTGCACCGTGAATTACTGGCAGCGGCTAAACGCGGCGTAAAAATCGAAGTGATGGTGGACGGCTACGGCTCGCCCGATCTCTCCGATGCGTTTGTTAACAGCCTGACCGGCGCGGGCGTGCGCTTTATTTACTACGATCCGCGCCCGCTGGTAATGGGTATGCGCACCAACGTCTTCCGTCGGTTACACCGTAAAATCGTGGTGATTGATGATGTGATCGCTTTCGTTGGGGGCATCAATTTTTCCGCTGAACACAACACCGATTATGGCCCCGAAGCCAAGCAGGATTATGCGGTGGAAGTGAAAGGCCCGGTGGTAGCGGATATTACCCGTTATGTGGAAAGCGCCATGGGCAGCGAACAAACCACGCGTCGCTGGTGGGGTTCACGCTCGCATCGTCCGGCAAAAAATGCCACGCCGGGTGATGCACAGGTGTTGTTTGTTTACCGCGATAACGACGATCACCGCGACGACATCGAAATGCACTATCTCGACATGCTACGTGACGCCAAAGAGGATGTGATCATTGCCAACGCCTACTTCTTCCCTGGCTACCGCTTACTGCGCGAGATGCGTAATGCGGCCCAGCGTGGCGTGCGTGTCAGGCTGATTGTACAAGGTGCACCGGATATGCCGATTGTGAAAGTGGGCGCGGAGATGCTTTACAACTATCTGGTGGATGCAGGCGTTGAAGTTTATGAATATATCCGCCGTCCGCTGCACGGCAAGATCGCCGTAAAGGATCAGCAATGGTCAACGCTCGGCTCGAGTAATCTTGATCCGCTGAGTTTGTCACTCAATCTGGAAGCGAACTTAATCATTCACGATCGCCAGTTTAACCAGACGCTGCGCGATAATCTGGAGCATTTGCTGGCGGAAGATTGCCAGCGCGTACAGGACGATAAATTGCCGCCACGCAACTGGTGGAATCTCACCAAGGGCGTGATTGTGTTCCACTTCCTGCGCCATTTCCCGGCCATTGCCGGTTGGCTACCTGCCCATACGCCACTTCTGGCTCAAGTTGATCCGCCGGTGCAACCGTCGATGGAGACGCAAGATCGGGTTGAAACAGATAACGAAGGAGCGAAGTCCTGA
- a CDS encoding DUF1615 domain-containing protein codes for MSSPSLLQRLTLVAVLVLAGCSTKKEPQAPVRQPADVKAQIQKLLPAQVSNKAGWADDIYTSFRTQQIDPSASNLCSVIAVAAQESNFSAEAAVSGLPKIAWGEIDRRAAKVHVPAFVVRTALMIKSSNGESYAARLDKVRSEKELSAIFDDFIDMVPMGQKLFGNLNPIHTGGPMQVSIDFAEAHAKGYPWPVDGSIRREVFTRHGGMYFGIMHLLGYPADYSQPLYRFADFNAGWYASRNAAFQAAVARATGMKLALDGDLILYGSEKAGSTELAVRTLAKRIDMSNSEIRDDLEKGEKADFSDSDLWKQVFTLADKMAGRRVPREMLPGIKLESPKITRNLTTAWFAQRVDSRYQQCMSRR; via the coding sequence ATGTCATCTCCATCTCTTTTGCAACGGCTGACGCTGGTTGCTGTGTTGGTGCTGGCGGGTTGTAGCACTAAAAAAGAACCGCAAGCGCCGGTTCGCCAACCCGCTGATGTTAAGGCACAAATTCAAAAGCTCCTGCCCGCACAGGTGAGCAATAAAGCGGGTTGGGCTGATGACATTTACACCTCATTTCGTACTCAACAGATTGATCCCAGCGCCAGTAATTTGTGCTCAGTGATTGCCGTTGCCGCTCAGGAATCCAATTTCAGTGCTGAAGCGGCGGTATCAGGCTTACCTAAAATTGCCTGGGGCGAAATTGATCGCCGCGCCGCTAAAGTGCATGTTCCGGCGTTTGTCGTGCGGACGGCGCTGATGATTAAATCATCCAACGGCGAAAGCTACGCTGCACGACTGGATAAAGTACGCAGTGAAAAAGAGTTGAGCGCTATTTTTGATGATTTCATTGATATGGTGCCGATGGGGCAAAAACTGTTTGGCAACCTCAATCCGATTCATACTGGCGGACCGATGCAGGTCAGCATCGACTTTGCCGAAGCGCATGCCAAAGGGTATCCGTGGCCGGTTGACGGCTCCATTCGTCGCGAAGTCTTTACCCGCCACGGCGGCATGTATTTCGGCATCATGCATCTGCTGGGTTATCCGGCGGATTACAGTCAGCCGCTTTATCGCTTTGCTGATTTCAACGCGGGATGGTACGCGAGTCGTAACGCTGCTTTCCAGGCTGCCGTAGCACGCGCAACGGGTATGAAACTGGCGCTGGATGGCGATTTAATTCTTTACGGTTCTGAAAAAGCGGGCTCCACTGAATTAGCCGTGCGGACGCTGGCGAAGCGGATTGATATGAGTAACAGCGAAATTCGCGATGATTTAGAAAAAGGTGAAAAGGCAGATTTTAGCGACAGCGATCTCTGGAAACAGGTGTTCACGCTGGCCGATAAAATGGCAGGCCGTCGCGTGCCGCGTGAAATGTTGCCAGGCATCAAGCTGGAAAGCCCTAAAATTACCCGTAATCTCACCACGGCGTGGTTTGCACAGCGTGTCGATAGCCGCTATCAGCAGTGCATGTCGCGCCGTTAA
- the rhlE gene encoding ATP-dependent RNA helicase RhlE codes for MSFDSLGLSADILRAVAEQGYSEPTPIQRQAIPVVLSGRDLLASAQTGTGKTAGFTLPLLQKLSAKAGAVRGRRPVRALILTPTRELAAQVGENVSEYSKYLPLRSLVVFGGVSINPQMLKLRGGVDILVATPGRLLDLVHQNAVDLSQVEVLVLDEADRMLDMGFIHDIRRVLAKLPAKRQNLLFSATFSDEIKGLAEKLLHNPEEVAVARRNTASEQVSQQVYFVDKKRKRELLSQLIGEGNWQQVLVFTRTKHGANHLAELLGKDGITAAAIHGNKSQGARTRALADFKSGGIRVLVATDIAARGLDIEELPHVVNYELPNVAEDYVHRIGRTGRAAATGAALSLVCVDEHKLLRDIERMLKREIPRVAMAGYEPDPSIKAEPIQNGRQQQQTRGGGGGRGRGPGGSSSSAPRSSGDKRAPQPRRQGPASTTHGDKPARPRRPAAAKRTGNV; via the coding sequence ATGTCTTTTGACTCTCTCGGCCTGAGTGCCGATATTTTGCGCGCGGTCGCTGAACAAGGCTACAGCGAACCCACTCCTATTCAGCGCCAGGCGATTCCTGTAGTGCTGTCAGGCCGCGATCTGCTGGCAAGTGCCCAGACCGGCACCGGCAAAACGGCCGGGTTTACGTTGCCGTTATTGCAAAAGCTCAGTGCTAAAGCAGGCGCCGTGCGTGGCCGTCGTCCGGTTCGCGCCCTGATTTTGACCCCAACCCGTGAACTGGCCGCACAGGTTGGTGAAAACGTTAGCGAATACAGCAAGTATTTGCCGCTGCGTTCGCTGGTGGTATTTGGCGGCGTGAGCATTAATCCACAGATGTTGAAGCTGCGTGGCGGCGTCGATATCCTGGTTGCTACGCCAGGCCGTCTGCTGGATCTGGTCCATCAGAACGCGGTTGACCTGTCACAGGTTGAAGTGCTGGTACTGGACGAAGCAGACCGCATGCTGGATATGGGCTTCATCCACGACATTCGTCGCGTGTTGGCAAAACTGCCCGCCAAGCGTCAAAACTTGCTGTTCTCTGCCACCTTCTCTGACGAGATCAAAGGCCTGGCGGAAAAACTGCTGCATAATCCAGAAGAGGTTGCCGTGGCGCGCCGCAACACGGCGTCTGAACAGGTTTCTCAGCAAGTTTATTTTGTTGATAAGAAGCGTAAGCGCGAACTGCTGTCCCAGCTGATCGGCGAAGGCAACTGGCAGCAGGTGTTGGTCTTTACCCGTACCAAACACGGTGCTAACCATTTGGCTGAACTGCTCGGCAAAGATGGCATCACAGCCGCAGCGATTCACGGTAACAAAAGTCAGGGCGCGCGTACTCGTGCACTGGCTGACTTCAAATCGGGTGGCATTCGTGTGCTAGTGGCAACAGACATCGCTGCGCGTGGCCTGGATATTGAAGAGCTGCCGCACGTCGTTAACTACGAGCTGCCAAACGTTGCTGAAGATTACGTACACCGTATCGGCCGTACCGGTCGTGCAGCCGCAACCGGTGCCGCACTGTCGCTGGTCTGCGTAGATGAGCACAAACTGCTGCGTGATATTGAGCGTATGCTGAAGCGTGAAATTCCACGCGTAGCGATGGCTGGTTACGAGCCCGATCCAAGCATTAAAGCTGAACCGATCCAGAATGGTCGCCAGCAGCAGCAAACGCGCGGCGGCGGCGGTGGTCGTGGTCGCGGCCCAGGCGGTTCATCTTCTTCAGCGCCTCGCTCTTCGGGTGACAAACGTGCACCACAGCCGCGTCGTCAGGGTCCAGCGTCTACCACGCATGGCGATAAGCCTGCGCGTCCACGTCGTCCTGCCGCTGCGAAGCGTACCGGGAACGTCTAA
- a CDS encoding YbhQ family protein, translating to MKWSNRIQITTGQTYAHIALHLLIIVALVWGWKHRALVEVCSTLVAAYVAVFIAMLVTQRSARLRTLGDYLEEATTTYYFGAAMMTLFLVSRIFHNNLLLACLGLVMLVGPALVSLLAKEPTRRIEKKRS from the coding sequence ATGAAATGGTCTAATCGTATTCAAATTACCACGGGTCAAACGTATGCGCATATCGCGCTGCACCTGTTGATAATTGTGGCGCTGGTCTGGGGCTGGAAACACAGAGCACTGGTTGAAGTGTGCAGTACCCTGGTGGCGGCTTATGTGGCGGTATTTATCGCCATGCTGGTCACGCAGCGTAGTGCTCGTTTACGCACTTTGGGTGATTACCTTGAAGAAGCGACCACAACTTACTACTTTGGCGCGGCAATGATGACGCTGTTCCTGGTGTCCCGCATTTTCCATAACAATCTGCTGTTGGCCTGTCTGGGCCTGGTGATGTTAGTGGGACCGGCGTTGGTGTCGCTGCTGGCGAAAGAGCCGACGCGGCGCATCGAGAAAAAACGTAGCTAA